The Muricauda sp. SCSIO 65647 genome includes a region encoding these proteins:
- a CDS encoding Gfo/Idh/MocA family protein, translated as MDKTIKWGIIGLGRIAKLFAEDLRLVEDAELVAVASKSLERAKSFAKEFDNPKAYASYEELFNDVDVDVVYIATLHHTHCQYSIEAMNHKKHVLCEKPVAISQDEAKQMVEASLRNNVFFMEAFWSRFNPSIVKIKELVSKGKIGTLRYINAEFTFYKLDDDPKSRSLNVNLAGGSLLDMGVYPIFLSYFLLGKPAEVLARSQFYETGAEIQTSMILQYENAQAVLYSGFANNTDMKAKICGEEGEIFISPIWHETQGFQLVINGNSQFYELPTKGKGFTHEMDEVHECIRSKKRESTRWSHQNSLELMGIVDKIRLNSGIKFPFEV; from the coding sequence ATGGACAAAACGATAAAATGGGGCATTATTGGTCTGGGCCGAATTGCAAAGTTGTTTGCAGAAGATCTAAGACTGGTTGAAGATGCCGAATTAGTAGCCGTAGCTTCGAAGAGTTTGGAAAGGGCAAAAAGCTTTGCCAAAGAATTTGACAATCCAAAGGCGTATGCGTCCTACGAAGAATTGTTCAACGACGTCGATGTCGACGTGGTTTACATAGCAACACTGCATCATACCCATTGCCAATACAGCATTGAGGCCATGAACCATAAAAAACACGTTTTGTGTGAGAAACCAGTTGCTATCAGCCAAGACGAAGCCAAGCAAATGGTAGAAGCATCTTTAAGAAACAACGTCTTTTTCATGGAGGCCTTTTGGAGTCGGTTCAATCCTTCGATCGTAAAAATAAAGGAACTAGTTTCCAAGGGAAAAATAGGAACCCTGAGGTACATTAATGCTGAATTCACCTTTTATAAGTTGGACGACGACCCAAAATCACGCTCATTGAACGTTAATTTGGCTGGAGGTTCTCTGTTAGATATGGGGGTATACCCCATTTTTCTGAGTTATTTCCTGCTAGGAAAACCAGCAGAGGTTTTAGCGAGATCCCAGTTTTACGAAACTGGTGCCGAGATTCAAACATCAATGATTCTTCAATATGAAAATGCGCAAGCCGTTTTGTATAGTGGGTTTGCGAACAATACTGACATGAAGGCGAAAATATGCGGTGAAGAAGGTGAAATATTTATTTCTCCTATTTGGCATGAGACACAAGGTTTCCAATTGGTGATCAATGGCAATAGCCAATTCTATGAACTACCGACAAAAGGCAAAGGATTTACCCATGAGATGGATGAAGTTCATGAATGCATCAGAAGTAAAAAAAGAGAAAGCACTAGATGGAGTCATCAAAATTCCCTTGAACTTATGGGCATAGTAGATAAGATTCGGTTAAATTCGGGTATTAAATTCCCATTCGAGGTTTAA
- a CDS encoding DUF4407 domain-containing protein, which yields MLLRFFIFCSGADTKILETCSNGERTKYAGIGATVFFTAVMAFIASGYALYTVFDNVYTAIFFGLIWGLLIFNLDRFIVSTIKKRDNIKKEILQATPRIILAAIIAVVISKPLEMKIFEKEIDQVLLEEKNAMTLANKKQLALQYTPKIEQLNQNITDLKGEIATKETETNALYDVYISEAEGTAGTGILGKGPVYKEKREKHDAYLAELRQLKQDNGQKIAAIEAEIATLNADYATVVANSQPIIDGFDGLMARINALGKLPWFPSFFIFLLFLAIETAPIVAKLLAPKGEYDHKLEEEESVVATWVTQKVKQRKMVLATDVAINDKVYADIKDEEELYRYKKQKAEELLRLQADKFHEVQVKGL from the coding sequence ATGTTACTACGTTTTTTTATTTTCTGCTCTGGAGCGGATACCAAGATTCTCGAAACCTGTTCAAACGGTGAACGCACCAAGTATGCCGGTATCGGTGCAACCGTGTTCTTTACCGCCGTTATGGCCTTTATCGCCAGCGGTTATGCCCTTTACACCGTTTTTGACAACGTTTATACCGCTATTTTCTTTGGATTGATATGGGGATTGTTGATCTTCAATTTGGATAGGTTCATCGTCTCGACCATCAAGAAACGCGACAATATCAAAAAGGAAATTTTGCAGGCCACCCCGCGAATCATTCTAGCAGCCATTATTGCAGTGGTCATCTCAAAACCCTTGGAGATGAAGATTTTTGAAAAAGAAATCGATCAAGTACTGTTAGAGGAAAAAAATGCCATGACCCTTGCCAACAAAAAACAATTGGCCTTGCAATACACTCCGAAAATCGAACAATTGAACCAAAATATCACCGACCTGAAAGGTGAAATTGCGACGAAGGAGACAGAAACCAATGCCCTCTACGATGTATACATTTCTGAAGCCGAGGGCACTGCTGGTACCGGAATCTTGGGCAAAGGACCCGTTTACAAGGAAAAACGAGAGAAGCACGATGCCTATTTGGCCGAATTGCGGCAATTGAAACAAGACAATGGTCAAAAAATAGCGGCCATTGAGGCAGAAATTGCGACACTCAATGCTGATTATGCAACGGTAGTGGCCAATTCACAACCCATAATTGATGGTTTTGACGGCCTCATGGCCCGTATCAATGCCCTGGGCAAACTGCCCTGGTTCCCATCCTTCTTCATTTTTCTATTGTTCTTGGCCATCGAGACCGCCCCGATCGTTGCCAAATTATTGGCCCCAAAGGGAGAGTATGATCATAAGCTAGAAGAAGAAGAAAGCGTAGTGGCCACTTGGGTCACCCAAAAGGTAAAGCAGCGCAAGATGGTCTTGGCCACCGATGTGGCCATCAACGACAAGGTCTATGCCGACATCAAAGACGAAGAAGAACTCTACCGTTATAAAAAACAAAAAGCGGAAGAACTGCTTCGGCTACAGGCCGATAAATTTCATGAGGTACAGGTGAAAGGGCTTTAG
- a CDS encoding MmcQ/YjbR family DNA-binding protein yields the protein MNVEEFRNYCLAKKGVEETFPFDEHTLVFKVMGKMFALIPLERIPPQANLKCDPERAIELREEFDGIITPGYHMSKVHWNTLFYENLRDALTKELIDHSYDLVVNKLPNKLKVELEKL from the coding sequence ATGAACGTAGAAGAGTTTAGGAACTACTGCTTGGCAAAAAAAGGTGTGGAAGAGACCTTTCCTTTTGACGAACATACGCTGGTGTTCAAGGTTATGGGCAAGATGTTCGCGTTGATACCGTTGGAAAGAATACCCCCTCAGGCCAATTTAAAGTGCGATCCCGAACGGGCCATAGAACTTAGGGAAGAATTTGATGGCATCATTACCCCTGGCTACCACATGAGCAAGGTACATTGGAATACGCTGTTCTATGAAAACCTACGCGATGCGCTGACCAAAGAATTGATCGATCATTCATACGACTTGGTGGTAAACAAGCTGCCCAATAAACTCAAGGTAGAACTGGAGAAGCTCTAA
- a CDS encoding GyrI-like domain-containing protein, which produces MEKIDYKKRLKHLYRPSAKEVGFVEVPEMNFLMVDGQGNPNTARAYKEAVEALYALSYSLKFMVKKGDIGIDYGVLPLEGLWWMDDMSNFDPDNKDEWKWTSMIMQPDFITKQHVQEAIEQVRRKKNPKALDKIRFASFNEGKTAQLMHIGPFSEEGPNIEKVHKAIEDAGFERKGKHHEIYLSDIRRAAPEKWKTVIRQPYQ; this is translated from the coding sequence ATGGAAAAGATAGATTATAAAAAACGGCTAAAACACCTGTACAGGCCCTCCGCTAAAGAAGTGGGGTTCGTAGAGGTGCCTGAAATGAATTTTTTGATGGTGGATGGACAAGGAAATCCCAATACGGCAAGGGCTTATAAAGAGGCAGTCGAGGCACTCTACGCCCTGTCTTATAGCTTAAAGTTCATGGTCAAGAAAGGAGATATCGGTATCGATTACGGGGTTTTGCCCCTAGAAGGCCTTTGGTGGATGGATGATATGTCGAATTTCGACCCAGACAACAAAGATGAATGGAAATGGACATCCATGATCATGCAACCAGACTTTATTACCAAGCAACATGTTCAAGAAGCCATTGAACAGGTCAGAAGAAAGAAGAACCCCAAAGCTCTTGACAAAATACGGTTCGCCTCTTTCAATGAGGGCAAGACAGCACAGCTAATGCACATCGGACCATTTTCTGAAGAGGGACCCAATATCGAAAAAGTGCACAAGGCAATTGAAGATGCAGGTTTCGAGAGAAAGGGCAAGCATCATGAAATCTACCTTTCCGACATCCGAAGGGCCGCTCCTGAAAAGTGGAAAACCGTGATTAGGCAACCCTATCAATAG
- a CDS encoding GyrI-like domain-containing protein: MDKKVGIRDDYSVRINKVLNHIQANLESPFKLSELSAIGNFSRHHFHRIISAYLGEPLGGYIKRVRIEKAAQLLRYSDSSITEISELVGYDTLSSLSAAFHKRFGLSPTAYRKKYSTPKSLHMMDRPEKVNFDFCPTIKTIPPMKIAFVRVFGKYGHESIGEAWDRLFKFATGQGLMDEKTKMFGISYDNPEITENEKYEYNACISIEKDIKPEGEVGMKEMKGGKYAVFTYKGSYENFPLIYELIFKEWLLKSEHELRDTEIFDRYINTPFDTGPNDLLTEIHLPLK, encoded by the coding sequence GTGGACAAGAAAGTTGGTATAAGGGATGATTACTCGGTTCGTATCAACAAAGTATTGAACCATATACAGGCGAACCTGGAAAGCCCGTTCAAGCTCTCGGAGCTTTCTGCTATCGGCAACTTTTCGCGACATCATTTTCATAGGATTATTTCGGCCTATTTGGGAGAACCCCTCGGAGGCTACATCAAGCGGGTAAGAATTGAGAAAGCCGCGCAGTTGTTGCGGTACTCTGACTCTTCTATAACCGAGATTTCAGAATTGGTCGGGTATGATACCCTATCTTCTCTAAGTGCCGCCTTCCACAAAAGATTTGGTCTTTCCCCTACGGCCTACCGGAAAAAGTATAGCACTCCAAAGTCACTTCATATGATGGATAGACCCGAGAAAGTGAATTTCGACTTTTGTCCGACAATCAAAACGATACCCCCGATGAAAATTGCATTCGTCCGTGTTTTCGGAAAATATGGGCACGAGAGTATTGGAGAGGCTTGGGACAGATTGTTCAAGTTCGCAACCGGCCAAGGCCTGATGGACGAAAAGACCAAAATGTTCGGAATATCTTATGACAATCCGGAGATAACCGAAAATGAAAAATACGAGTACAACGCCTGTATCAGCATCGAGAAAGACATTAAGCCCGAGGGAGAGGTAGGAATGAAGGAAATGAAAGGCGGAAAATATGCAGTGTTCACCTATAAGGGCAGTTATGAGAACTTTCCGCTTATCTACGAGCTTATTTTCAAGGAGTGGCTTCTTAAGAGCGAACATGAACTCAGGGATACCGAGATTTTCGATCGGTATATAAATACACCGTTTGATACTGGGCCCAATGATTTGCTAACGGAAATACATCTGCCCCTTAAGTAG
- a CDS encoding Dabb family protein yields MKKSIITSILILVGATALAQKDDMTKTFDANFAHVVYFWFNDPDDEKGRDRFEASLKKFLDNSKFAKTNFIGEPPKAVRDVVDDSFTYNLIVTFESAEAEEGYQEEAGHLAFIEECKDLWKKVIVYDALGVAP; encoded by the coding sequence ATGAAAAAATCCATAATAACCTCGATTTTGATACTGGTCGGTGCAACGGCTTTGGCACAAAAAGACGATATGACGAAAACTTTCGATGCTAATTTTGCCCATGTGGTGTATTTCTGGTTCAATGACCCCGATGATGAAAAAGGGCGCGATCGTTTTGAGGCCTCGCTCAAGAAATTTCTCGACAATTCAAAGTTTGCCAAGACCAATTTTATCGGTGAACCACCAAAGGCCGTGCGTGATGTGGTCGATGATTCTTTTACGTACAATCTCATCGTGACCTTTGAATCGGCCGAAGCAGAGGAGGGATATCAAGAAGAAGCCGGCCACCTGGCTTTTATCGAAGAATGCAAAGATCTTTGGAAAAAGGTCATCGTTTATGATGCACTAGGGGTTGCGCCATGA
- a CDS encoding NAD(P)/FAD-dependent oxidoreductase has protein sequence MKTTIIIGGNFAGMTAALEIKRKGKNGHRVLLIDKSPLFLFIPSLIWVPLGRREVKDISFRKEEILNKKGVEFVLAEALEVDPKNNRVKTTKGDFTYDHLVVATGPKVDYDVAPGVREHAHYIGTPESAMKTRKALEEFKKNPGPMVIGATQNAGCMGAAYEFLFNIEKWLREQKIRKKVDLYWITPETFLGHFGIDGMPGGETMLKSFMKLFNIHYRTEVGVEEVKENSVKLTTGEELPSRFTMLMPPFVGVDFVTNSPALNPTANGYLPVGEDYRHPDWPNVWAAGIAVDVKLPFKPGKVPFSGPKTGYPSDETGKIVAENIIRVEKGKKKLKKKAWGKIPGICVMDAGKKEVIILSDHLFKPRRFAIMIPNVLYDFSKVLFEKYFLWKTRHGYSQLP, from the coding sequence ATGAAGACAACTATAATAATTGGTGGAAATTTCGCAGGAATGACCGCCGCTTTGGAAATCAAACGAAAAGGAAAAAACGGGCATAGGGTACTACTTATCGATAAGTCACCGCTTTTTCTCTTCATTCCCTCATTGATCTGGGTTCCTTTGGGCAGAAGGGAAGTAAAGGACATCTCGTTTAGAAAAGAGGAGATTTTGAATAAAAAGGGGGTGGAGTTTGTACTTGCCGAGGCATTGGAAGTAGATCCCAAAAACAATAGGGTAAAGACGACCAAGGGCGATTTCACCTATGACCATTTGGTGGTCGCCACGGGCCCCAAGGTCGATTATGATGTGGCACCGGGTGTGAGAGAACATGCCCATTACATAGGTACCCCAGAGAGTGCCATGAAAACCAGAAAGGCCTTGGAAGAATTCAAGAAGAATCCGGGTCCGATGGTCATCGGGGCTACCCAAAATGCTGGGTGCATGGGTGCGGCCTATGAGTTTCTCTTCAATATCGAAAAGTGGCTTCGGGAACAGAAGATTCGGAAAAAAGTCGATTTATACTGGATTACCCCTGAAACCTTTTTGGGCCATTTTGGTATCGATGGCATGCCTGGAGGAGAGACCATGTTGAAGTCATTCATGAAGCTGTTCAATATTCATTACCGAACAGAGGTCGGGGTAGAGGAAGTCAAAGAAAATAGTGTGAAGCTGACTACTGGCGAAGAGCTCCCCAGTCGATTCACCATGCTGATGCCCCCTTTTGTCGGAGTCGATTTTGTGACCAATTCACCTGCCCTAAACCCAACGGCCAATGGCTATTTGCCCGTGGGTGAAGACTACAGGCATCCTGACTGGCCCAATGTATGGGCCGCGGGTATCGCCGTTGATGTAAAATTGCCCTTCAAACCGGGCAAGGTGCCTTTCTCTGGCCCGAAAACAGGCTATCCTTCTGATGAGACGGGCAAGATAGTGGCCGAAAACATCATTCGTGTCGAAAAGGGCAAGAAGAAACTAAAGAAAAAAGCATGGGGCAAAATTCCGGGTATCTGTGTGATGGATGCTGGCAAAAAAGAAGTGATCATCTTGAGTGACCATTTGTTCAAGCCCCGACGTTTTGCCATCATGATCCCGAATGTGCTGTATGATTTTTCAAAAGTGCTTTTCGAAAAGTATTTTTTGTGGAAAACCCGACATGGGTATTCACAACTGCCTTGA
- the hemW gene encoding radical SAM family heme chaperone HemW, translating to MSGIYIHIPFCKQACHYCDFHFSTSLKKKDAMVKALVREIELRKHESKGEMVETIYFGGGTPSLLEVPEIEGLIRTIYDQYEVVAHAEITLEANPDDLSNNRIAELSESPISRLSIGIQSFFEEDLKLMNRAHTAEEAKNCIGEAKKYFDNISIDLIYGIPGMENDRWIKNINKALSFDLPHISSYALTVEPKTALAAFIKKGIVEAVDDDRAQEQFYLLCDRLKAEGFVNYELSNFGKPGFFSKNNTAYWQGKNYLGIGPSAHSFNGQKRGWNIRNNHKYIAAIEKGGLPIEYEALSTIDRYNEYVMTGLRTIWGVSLQKVENDFGRSYRQYLEQQAVKYIDRRLLFLDEDTLLTTKKGKFLADGIASDLFMLNLS from the coding sequence ATGTCGGGCATTTACATCCACATCCCCTTTTGCAAACAAGCCTGCCATTATTGCGATTTTCATTTTTCGACCAGCTTGAAGAAAAAAGATGCAATGGTCAAGGCCTTGGTCAGGGAAATCGAACTGCGAAAGCATGAATCCAAAGGCGAGATGGTCGAAACCATTTATTTTGGTGGAGGCACACCTTCGTTGCTAGAGGTTCCAGAAATTGAAGGGTTGATTCGAACGATTTATGACCAATATGAAGTGGTCGCGCATGCTGAAATCACTTTAGAAGCAAATCCGGACGACCTGTCCAATAATCGAATAGCCGAACTGTCAGAAAGTCCGATCAGCCGTTTGAGTATCGGCATCCAATCTTTTTTTGAAGAAGATTTGAAATTGATGAACCGTGCCCATACCGCTGAAGAGGCGAAAAACTGTATCGGCGAGGCGAAAAAGTATTTTGATAATATTTCAATTGATTTGATCTATGGAATTCCGGGAATGGAAAACGATCGCTGGATCAAGAATATAAACAAGGCCCTTTCTTTTGACCTACCGCATATTTCGAGCTATGCGCTTACCGTTGAACCGAAGACGGCCCTTGCTGCTTTCATAAAAAAAGGAATTGTTGAAGCTGTTGATGATGATCGGGCGCAAGAACAATTTTATCTGCTTTGTGATCGATTAAAGGCTGAAGGGTTTGTCAATTATGAACTGTCCAACTTTGGAAAGCCAGGGTTTTTCTCAAAGAACAACACCGCGTATTGGCAAGGAAAGAACTACCTTGGCATTGGCCCTTCGGCGCATTCGTTCAATGGCCAAAAAAGGGGGTGGAACATTAGAAACAACCACAAATATATCGCTGCCATTGAAAAGGGTGGGCTGCCGATTGAATATGAGGCCCTTTCAACGATCGATCGCTATAATGAATATGTGATGACCGGCCTGCGTACGATCTGGGGTGTCTCTTTGCAGAAAGTGGAGAACGACTTTGGGAGAAGTTACCGTCAATATCTTGAACAGCAAGCGGTAAAATATATTGATCGACGACTTTTGTTTTTAGATGAAGATACCTTGCTGACCACAAAAAAGGGCAAGTTTTTGGCCGATGGGATCGCTTCGGATTTATTTATGCTAAATTTATCCTGA
- a CDS encoding cyclase family protein, which yields MLATVTYNSKIHTIDLSKPLDISMPLRGDASNVNVWYVDHPKIKPHRDGDFVAKVSEGASINFNDIWFNPHAHGTHTECVGHITEEFHSINEHLNSYFFAAELLTIAPEKLGDDFVISKKQLQYVLGDGKRDAVIIRTLPNTGAKLSRQYSHTNPPYMLREAAQFLVEKEIDHLLIDLPSVDREKDEGALLAHRAFWNVGGTIRKHATITELIFVPNHIEDGRYFLNLQVAPFENDAAPSRPVLFEILEPVQ from the coding sequence ATGCTAGCGACCGTCACCTATAATTCAAAAATCCATACCATCGACCTCTCGAAACCATTGGATATCTCTATGCCCCTGCGTGGCGATGCCTCCAATGTAAATGTGTGGTATGTCGATCATCCAAAAATCAAACCGCATCGTGATGGCGATTTTGTGGCCAAAGTGAGTGAAGGGGCTTCCATTAATTTCAATGATATTTGGTTCAATCCGCATGCGCATGGCACGCATACCGAATGTGTTGGGCATATTACCGAAGAATTTCATTCCATCAATGAGCATCTGAACAGTTATTTTTTTGCAGCGGAATTGTTGACCATCGCTCCTGAAAAACTGGGCGATGATTTTGTGATTTCAAAAAAGCAATTGCAATATGTTTTGGGAGATGGCAAAAGAGACGCGGTCATTATCCGTACGTTGCCGAATACCGGTGCCAAATTGTCAAGGCAGTACTCACATACCAACCCGCCGTACATGTTGAGGGAAGCAGCACAATTTTTGGTCGAAAAAGAAATAGATCACTTGTTGATCGATCTGCCCTCGGTAGATCGGGAAAAAGATGAGGGCGCACTTTTGGCCCATCGGGCCTTTTGGAATGTTGGAGGAACAATTCGAAAGCACGCTACCATCACAGAATTGATCTTTGTGCCCAATCACATCGAAGACGGTAGGTATTTCTTGAATTTACAGGTAGCCCCGTTCGAGAACGATGCAGCGCCAAGCCGGCCCGTGTTGTTTGAAATTTTAGAGCCCGTTCAGTAA
- a CDS encoding DUF4230 domain-containing protein produces the protein MESIVEAFLGLILGAIIMYWLYSLFNRKKRKEMVEHQSTVILDKIKSVCKLVSVEGDFAEIYRYESTKESFFNMLSSKKKALIVINAKAQIGYDLQKLKLSAHTDKKSIVLSEFPEPEILSIEPELQFYDIKSGLFNTFSPNDLTELNQRAKEHIKEKIPESGLMDTAKREALQAVLLIEKIVETIGWKLDYSALEISNREKQLLESE, from the coding sequence ATGGAAAGCATAGTCGAAGCCTTTCTCGGACTCATACTGGGGGCCATTATCATGTATTGGCTGTATTCGCTCTTTAACCGAAAAAAAAGGAAGGAGATGGTCGAGCATCAGTCTACCGTCATTCTCGATAAGATCAAAAGTGTCTGCAAATTGGTTTCCGTTGAGGGTGATTTTGCCGAGATTTATCGCTATGAAAGCACCAAGGAAAGCTTTTTCAACATGCTCAGTAGCAAAAAGAAAGCACTGATCGTGATCAATGCGAAGGCCCAGATCGGCTACGACCTGCAAAAATTGAAACTGAGTGCCCATACCGATAAAAAAAGCATCGTTCTTTCAGAGTTTCCCGAACCTGAAATTCTTTCGATTGAACCAGAGTTGCAGTTCTACGATATCAAAAGTGGGCTCTTCAACACTTTTTCGCCCAACGATCTGACCGAACTGAACCAACGGGCAAAAGAACATATCAAGGAAAAAATACCTGAAAGCGGACTCATGGATACGGCTAAACGCGAAGCCCTTCAGGCGGTTTTATTGATTGAGAAAATCGTTGAGACCATCGGCTGGAAGCTTGATTATTCGGCCCTCGAAATATCGAATCGTGAAAAACAACTTTTAGAATCAGAGTAA
- a CDS encoding dipeptidase translates to MEKINDYLNTHKDRFINELIELLKIPSVSADSAFSEDVHKTAEIVRQKLQEAGCDHTEICETKGYPVVYGEKMVGPDLPTILVYGHYDVQPPDPLDLWNSPPFEPIIKETDIHPNGAIFARGACDDKGQFYMHVKALEFMVKTDQLPCNVKFMIEGEEEVGSDSLADFLDEHKEKLTNDIILISDTGMMANDVPSITTGLRGLSYVEVEVTGPNRDLHSGIYGGAVPNPINVLSKMIASLHDENNHITIPGFYDKVEEVSTAERAEMAKAPFDSEEYKKALDIGDVYGEKGYTTPERYSIRPTLDVNGIWGGYTGEGAKTVIASKAYAKISMRLVPHQDPDEITELFARHFEAIAPKGVKVNVTPHHGGLPYVTNIDSIGYKAAAKAYETTFGKIPIPERTGGSIPIVALFEQVLGSKTILMGFGLDSDAIHSPNEHFGVWNYLKGIETIPYFYKHFTALSKE, encoded by the coding sequence ATGGAAAAAATCAACGACTACCTCAACACCCACAAAGACCGATTCATCAACGAACTCATCGAACTGCTCAAAATACCTTCCGTCAGTGCCGATTCGGCCTTTTCAGAAGATGTGCACAAGACAGCGGAGATAGTACGGCAAAAATTGCAGGAAGCAGGCTGCGACCATACCGAAATCTGTGAGACCAAGGGCTATCCCGTGGTATATGGAGAGAAAATGGTCGGCCCCGACCTGCCCACGATCTTGGTCTACGGCCATTATGACGTGCAACCTCCCGATCCTTTAGACCTATGGAATTCACCTCCGTTCGAACCGATTATCAAAGAAACCGATATCCATCCCAATGGAGCGATATTCGCCCGCGGCGCCTGTGATGACAAAGGGCAGTTTTATATGCATGTAAAGGCATTGGAGTTTATGGTCAAGACCGACCAATTGCCCTGCAATGTCAAATTCATGATCGAGGGCGAAGAAGAGGTGGGCAGCGACAGTCTGGCCGATTTTCTTGACGAGCACAAAGAAAAACTGACCAACGATATCATTCTCATTTCCGACACCGGAATGATGGCCAATGATGTGCCCAGCATCACCACAGGGCTGCGTGGCCTCAGTTATGTCGAAGTCGAGGTAACAGGGCCGAACCGTGATCTGCATTCGGGCATCTATGGCGGTGCGGTACCCAACCCCATCAACGTGCTCAGCAAAATGATCGCCTCTTTGCATGATGAGAACAACCACATTACTATTCCTGGTTTTTATGACAAGGTCGAAGAGGTTTCTACCGCTGAACGGGCAGAGATGGCCAAGGCGCCCTTCGATTCGGAAGAGTATAAAAAAGCGTTGGATATCGGTGACGTTTACGGCGAAAAGGGCTACACCACACCTGAACGCTATTCCATTCGCCCGACCTTGGATGTCAACGGTATTTGGGGCGGCTATACGGGCGAAGGGGCCAAAACGGTCATTGCCAGTAAAGCGTACGCCAAGATTTCGATGCGATTGGTTCCCCATCAAGACCCTGATGAAATCACCGAACTGTTTGCAAGGCATTTTGAAGCCATCGCCCCAAAAGGGGTCAAGGTAAACGTTACACCGCACCATGGCGGTTTGCCCTATGTGACCAATATTGACAGTATCGGTTATAAAGCAGCGGCCAAGGCCTATGAAACCACTTTTGGGAAAATTCCGATTCCAGAGCGGACGGGAGGGAGTATCCCCATTGTGGCTCTCTTTGAACAGGTTTTGGGCAGCAAGACCATCTTGATGGGCTTTGGGCTTGACAGTGACGCCATTCACTCACCCAACGAGCATTTTGGGGTTTGGAACTATTTAAAGGGAATCGAGACCATTCCGTATTTCTATAAACATTTTACTGCGCTTTCAAAAGAATGA
- a CDS encoding LacI family DNA-binding transcriptional regulator gives MSKLTLKDIAKHFKVSVSTVSKAINDSYEISEKLKGEIKEYAKAHHYRPNKVALNLINRNTKTIGVVIPNILNYFFVQVIYGIEKVTDEKGYSIITCITNQSLEKETKTLELLSNGSVDGVIISSAAEENELPHHAEHLRELSENQIPLVMFDRVTNLIDCDKVIVDDFEAGYKATKFFIQTGCRTIAIVTPIVDSVISRLRIEGYKKALIENNIPFDDKLVEATDSKEDLELTLSLLLNYKKIDGIMALDEITAVKVMSIVKSRGYHVPNDISIIGFTNGELSKYVTPSITMVSQHGMYIGETVAKILIDRIENKDSDDQFETKTIRTSLVVRDSTLKLE, from the coding sequence ATGTCGAAGTTGACACTCAAAGACATAGCAAAACACTTTAAAGTCTCAGTATCTACTGTTTCAAAGGCTATTAATGATAGTTATGAGATAAGTGAAAAACTTAAAGGAGAAATAAAAGAATATGCAAAAGCCCATCATTATAGGCCTAACAAGGTAGCACTGAACCTTATTAACAGAAATACAAAGACAATTGGGGTAGTAATCCCCAATATTCTAAATTATTTTTTTGTTCAAGTTATATATGGCATTGAAAAGGTAACCGATGAGAAAGGATATAGCATCATCACATGCATAACCAATCAATCTTTGGAAAAAGAAACGAAAACGCTTGAACTATTGAGTAATGGCTCCGTGGATGGAGTAATAATCTCTTCTGCCGCGGAAGAGAATGAGCTACCCCATCATGCTGAACATTTAAGGGAACTGTCAGAAAATCAGATTCCTTTGGTCATGTTTGATCGCGTGACCAATTTGATTGATTGTGATAAGGTTATAGTAGATGACTTTGAAGCAGGTTATAAGGCTACAAAGTTTTTCATACAGACGGGTTGCAGAACAATAGCAATCGTTACTCCCATAGTGGATTCCGTAATAAGCAGGTTGAGGATTGAAGGCTATAAAAAAGCTTTGATTGAGAACAATATTCCTTTTGATGACAAGCTCGTTGAGGCAACAGATTCCAAAGAAGACTTGGAACTGACCTTATCCCTTTTGCTGAATTACAAAAAAATCGATGGAATTATGGCCCTTGATGAAATTACCGCGGTCAAGGTCATGAGCATTGTGAAATCGAGGGGGTATCATGTACCCAATGACATATCCATAATTGGCTTCACCAACGGTGAGCTTTCAAAATACGTAACTCCTTCGATTACCATGGTGAGTCAACATGGAATGTATATTGGGGAAACCGTGGCCAAAATATTGATTGATCGAATAGAGAATAAAGACTCAGATGACCAATTTGAAACAAAAACCATAAGGACCAGTTTGGTCGTTCGTGATTCCACTTTAAAACTGGAATAA